A genome region from Triticum aestivum cultivar Chinese Spring chromosome 2B, IWGSC CS RefSeq v2.1, whole genome shotgun sequence includes the following:
- the LOC123041267 gene encoding phytosulfokines 4: MARATTLVLVAALAVLLLLASGPAGATAARTSPKDVATASPNEKVAAAAAEDHECEMRAGEKQRDECMARRTLAAHTDYIYTQEKHN; the protein is encoded by the exons ATGGCGAGGGCAACGACACTGGTGCTCGTGGCCGcgctcgccgtcctcctcctcctcgcctccggCCCCGCGGGCGCCACGGCCGCCCGGACCTCGCCCAAGGACGTGGCAACGGCATCTCCCAACGAG aaggtcgcggcggcggcggcggaagaccACGAGTGCGAGATGAGGGCCGGCGAGAAGCAGCGGGATGAGTGCATGGCGAGGAGGACGCTCGCGGCGCACACCGACTACATCTACACCCAGGAGAAGCACAACTAG